A segment of the Xenorhabdus bovienii SS-2004 genome:
ATGCCGGTGTACGGCCACCCGTGATGTCATTCATTAATTCATCAAGGGTATAACCCACTGCCAGTTTTGCCGCAATTTTTGCGATCGGGAAGCCCGTCGCCTTGGAAGCCAGCGCAGATGAACGAGATACGCGTGGGTTCATCTCAATCACAATCAAACGACCATTTTTCGGGTTCACTGAAAATTGAACGTTCGAGCCGCCAGTTTCTACACCAATCTCACGCAGTACCGCCATCGAAGCGTTACGCATGATCTGGTATTCTTTGTCAGTCAGTGTTTGTGCTGGCGCTACGGTGATAGAGTCACCCGTATGGATACCCATTGGATCGAAATTTTCAATCGAACAGATGATGATACAGTTGTCATTTTTATCCCGCACCACTTCCATTTCATACTCTTTCCAGCCAATCAATGATTCATCGATCAATAATTCGTTGGTTGGGGAAAGATCCAGACCGCGCTCACAGATTTCTTCAAATTCTTCACGGTTATAAGCAATACCGCCGCCGCTTCCGCCCATAGTGAAAGAAGGACGAATGATACAAGGGAAGCCAACGTCTTCTGCCACTGCCAGCGCTTCTTCCATCGTGTGGGCGATACCAGAACGCGCAGTATCCAGCCCGATTTTTTTCATCGCTTTGTCAAAACGCTGACGATCTTCTGCTTTATCAATCGCGTCAGCGGTTGCACCAATCATGGTCACGCTAAATTCTGTCAGTACGCCCTGACGTTCCAGTTCCAGTGCACAGTTCAGGGCAGTTTGCCCGCCCATGGTTGGCAAAATTGCGTCTGGACGCTCTTTTTCAATAATTTTGCGTACCACTTCCCAATGGATTGGCTCGATATAGGTCGCATCCGCCATTTCCGGATCGGTCATGATGGTTGCAGGGTTGGAGTTCACCAGAATGACGCGATAGCCTTCTTCCCGCAACGCTTTACAAGCCTGAGCGCCGGAATAGTCAAATTCACAAGCCTGACCGATAACAATCGGACCCGCACCCAAGATCAGGATACTTTTAATATCAGTACGTTTTGCCATTTTTCTTCTGCTCCTGATTACTTGGTGTTCTGAACGTGGTTCTGACGATGCTGTTCAATCAATTCAATGAAATGGTCGAACAGTGAAGCGGCTTCATGTGGGCCAGGACTTGCTTCAGGATGCCCCTGAAAACTGAATGCAGGTTTGTCAGTGCGATGGATACCTTGCAGTGTGCCGTCAAATAGTGACTTATGAGTCACACGCAGATTCGTTGGTAAGGTGCTTTCATCAACAGCGAAACCGTGATTTTGTGCTGTGATCATGACGACATTGTTCTCCAAGTCCTTAACAGGATGGTTGCCGCCGTGATGACCAAATTTCATTTTCACCGTTTTTGCGCCACTGGCGAGCGCCAGTAACTGATGCCCCAAACAGATACCAAATACTGGGATCTCGGTATTCAAGAAAGCCTGAATTGCTTCAATAGCATAGTCACAAGGCTCTGGATCGCCGGGGCCATTAGACAGGAAAATGCCATCCGGTGCCATTTTCAGCACTTCATCCGCGGGGGTTTGGGCAGGAACAACCGTTACGCGACAGCCACGATCCACCAACATGCGTAGGATGTTACGTTTGACACCAAAATCATAAGCCACAATGTGA
Coding sequences within it:
- the carA gene encoding glutamine-hydrolyzing carbamoyl-phosphate synthase small subunit, translated to MIKSAILVLEDGTQFHGRAIGVEGVAVGEVVFNTSITGYQEILTDPSYSRQIVTLTYPHIGNTGINAADEESPAIQAQGLVIRDLPLVTSNFRSEENLSDYLKRHNIVAIADIDTRKLTRLLREKGAQNGCIIAGNEADAQVALEKAKAFPGLKGMDLAKEVTTEQSYPWLQGSWTLADGLPEVCKEQELPYHIVAYDFGVKRNILRMLVDRGCRVTVVPAQTPADEVLKMAPDGIFLSNGPGDPEPCDYAIEAIQAFLNTEIPVFGICLGHQLLALASGAKTVKMKFGHHGGNHPVKDLENNVVMITAQNHGFAVDESTLPTNLRVTHKSLFDGTLQGIHRTDKPAFSFQGHPEASPGPHEAASLFDHFIELIEQHRQNHVQNTK